From one Mesomycoplasma ovipneumoniae genomic stretch:
- a CDS encoding MGA_1079 family surface serine endopeptidase, translating into MYRKKAKTNPIFLFGVGIFSLVVASCSTSNSNSFQNYTDPNKSLQKNQVDNFFLQYPNFPEAIKNKIKDSLNISSQNFSNSEYMPKVSQFVEKYSSTLDLFQKFESNFKSKTIDKSFSVNEEKYNNLKSEIESFNQKILNSSNFETKMDEYLTKITELNAEITKTNDTLSQELSTFGWFNTVLKHANLVNLKALSAQINDKITTLYKNDNKQEIENFTSNLLILENIITQIKSIKNEYSTVSNETFNNLITNFNSNINSDNLINNVTDSIQNLKSIQTNLEKIVNESAGKNEKLQELKKSAILEVEKTANLSQSVQSNFKEKINRSITESQISEIKTFISELEGVASLLSSLKTEKIELENNPNYLNSENKTELDDLMSSLNFLDEQNKLVLNDDISDNTKYFLSNTLTLHENVKSEIARLNGNVKLSDAKKTLENQLSSGKFSPNFVSDIKTLADSKKLVSDIKDISSSILKLADSLDLYNVEVKNSQLLLNNSSTSTTNKQQLEEKNNKIKEKLDQNLRLNVIDSENLVTFADEFANLVTSFSQTILVSKAQNNQIVQEKPPVKVAQNLSDFKQQAQDALKISLDDQGLDRHSIKKYLTSASFNLKNANLWLKQPQNNEINFKLLDLSLDSSNRNILVLNYEATSVKNPSHSTTLSTQLLISNNDVDLNTVISSLNIDSLDDYFDIYYNSFLDFEKEDFPKQDLKKFISENFSQSRQTIGNFFHVALPERPELTFTDDNKISLKLDIKFNKQVIKTVSAKSKNQVKFKQKDNLPVKIAYTQNFKNTSFYKQTYLSDPEYAVLDYTNLKDPLDYYWHFEEPAGAGGVGSYWFYKYLLKPTLETLQKAGQIAPNKKFKTLKDNAKVVKVSEFGSENPTQQDELSKADLDKIFDKILKDQQFFNYEIPQNSTISFSTFDVDNEKRRVLTSSTTQSISLKLLIKKGQHTREEIVQFAPKDYLKPILSPRDKADLSLIEEILGDSSGKKLFKNTKINDIDNTHGQISLVGKTNSEIIDSLNKLYTFAKIGKFEIFAKDVISTDILKGQAKIFFWYKYNGLEYPLIVEGTTRTDVFKTEKAINFSNWLPATYSDIKPKNGSNFTSEDFSPILEKTRQNGREISISNAISNDDKSIIDQINSRHFDYRRVTGEFYKNEKIHIKYRLIDPADIVEQKAESKLNYLLQIKANSETARNSDLDKFKNQEVKLEGEDKKSGQNSEKLPKIVEKQIFFDNDPDVSLNTSKILKDYFVYYYDVKTTDKPGEMTFKLGFINKHNTKIRYSPKKDIKLQNLENDYKNKLYPEIILNGIKYSDFVRKNTGSTTTNLLNNSNFKDLFEIKEEALKYNNFKISKENLQFLETKKHNNKLYFRLKYVNGSHIVEGETWYFLTNINNQNIQGNIDLDTQKPLVTLFESQNEVTRSREIEPYYKDLYWNYENSTKTAKWTLKEKYFSQTFLKNNPKNRKIKLQLFGNALVQNTRRLTRISGGKDLTTNTPTKGGYDFVFDFEKLANGQIIAITEKTKNVFFEDSNKKFQDFSFNLSAQYIKDKGIEFKLWLNDPNLGLIVDNVFNHVEQGADFYTSSKFDTFDPKKAFILHKAGARVHIEYTNSLENEDFGSKTNQFDYKNIDYTNEEQPITFFTNSDAYNLEKYNPNQNVPYKLHEGYLQDLEFLHKSWDTKKFPLAKNLLARTFGFSFGSATMLAKVNDDPDDGKFYIITNNHVEGGANFDLNTLFGKDLTHSLSNNRYMAIASKYYSNSIDGGYSYWGGPNAVKNVPTWIVWTGIKQPDVKGKNPKNVDITVLIVDIKPLIKAAYESGEFQKAAWLLNWYKLPNLKLNSNGQTDLTFFGQNVKYFGMNGFPYAKQSGYIINRANSDQQNVTILNQKGYTPSYFNAGNSGTGVLGPNDEYISTINGGSPLTFLQSWNYSTATHNYFGINWQNEKPLELESKYSLSSMIMRLNAQNPREYSLPWFFKDFEK; encoded by the coding sequence ATGTACAGAAAAAAAGCAAAAACCAACCCAATATTTTTATTCGGGGTTGGTATTTTTTCACTTGTTGTTGCCTCTTGTTCAACTTCAAACTCAAATTCATTTCAAAATTACACCGATCCAAATAAAAGTCTTCAAAAAAATCAGGTAGATAATTTTTTTCTTCAGTATCCTAATTTTCCTGAAGCTATTAAAAATAAAATAAAAGATTCCTTAAATATTTCCTCACAAAATTTCTCAAATTCAGAATATATGCCCAAAGTTTCTCAATTTGTAGAAAAATACTCATCAACATTAGATTTGTTTCAAAAATTCGAGTCGAATTTTAAATCTAAGACAATCGATAAGTCTTTTAGTGTTAACGAGGAAAAATACAATAATTTAAAAAGTGAAATTGAATCGTTTAATCAAAAAATTCTAAATTCATCTAATTTTGAAACTAAAATGGATGAGTATTTAACCAAAATAACTGAATTAAACGCGGAAATTACTAAAACCAACGACACCCTTAGTCAAGAACTTTCAACTTTTGGCTGATTTAACACGGTTTTAAAACACGCAAATCTTGTTAATCTTAAAGCCTTAAGTGCGCAAATTAATGACAAAATTACCACTTTATATAAAAATGATAATAAACAAGAAATTGAAAATTTCACCTCAAATTTACTCATTTTAGAAAATATTATTACCCAAATTAAATCAATAAAAAATGAATATTCCACTGTGAGCAATGAAACTTTCAATAATTTAATTACAAATTTTAATTCAAATATAAATTCTGATAACTTAATTAACAATGTCACTGATTCAATTCAAAATCTTAAAAGTATCCAAACTAATTTAGAAAAAATTGTTAATGAGTCAGCGGGAAAAAACGAAAAACTACAAGAATTAAAGAAATCTGCTATTTTAGAAGTTGAGAAAACTGCTAATTTATCACAAAGTGTTCAAAGTAATTTTAAGGAAAAAATAAATAGGTCAATTACTGAATCACAAATTAGTGAAATTAAGACATTTATTTCAGAACTAGAAGGTGTTGCATCACTTCTATCTTCATTGAAAACAGAAAAAATAGAACTAGAAAATAATCCTAATTATCTAAATTCTGAAAATAAAACAGAATTAGATGATTTAATGAGTTCGCTAAATTTTTTAGATGAACAAAATAAGCTTGTATTAAATGATGATATTTCTGATAATACAAAATATTTTCTATCTAACACTTTAACACTTCATGAAAATGTAAAGTCAGAAATAGCACGTCTTAATGGTAATGTTAAGTTAAGCGATGCTAAAAAAACTTTGGAGAATCAATTATCATCTGGCAAATTTAGTCCAAATTTTGTTTCTGATATTAAAACACTGGCAGATTCAAAAAAATTAGTTTCTGATATTAAAGATATAAGTTCTAGCATTTTAAAATTAGCAGATTCCCTTGATTTATATAATGTTGAAGTGAAAAATTCTCAATTATTATTGAATAACTCAAGTACATCTACAACAAATAAGCAACAACTTGAAGAAAAAAATAATAAAATTAAAGAAAAATTAGACCAAAATCTCCGACTCAATGTAATTGATAGTGAAAATTTGGTAACTTTTGCTGATGAATTTGCTAATTTAGTCACTTCATTTTCACAAACAATTTTAGTTTCAAAAGCGCAAAATAACCAAATTGTGCAAGAAAAACCACCAGTAAAAGTTGCACAAAATTTATCAGATTTTAAACAACAAGCCCAAGACGCCCTAAAAATTAGTCTTGATGACCAAGGGCTTGACCGTCATAGTATAAAAAAATATCTTACTTCTGCTTCTTTTAACCTTAAAAATGCAAATCTTTGATTAAAACAACCACAAAATAATGAAATCAATTTCAAATTATTAGACTTATCATTAGATAGCAGCAACAGAAATATTTTAGTCCTTAATTATGAGGCAACTTCAGTAAAAAACCCTTCACATTCAACAACTTTATCCACCCAACTTTTAATTTCTAATAATGATGTTGACTTAAATACGGTAATTTCTTCGTTAAATATAGATTCTCTTGATGACTATTTTGATATTTACTATAATTCATTCCTTGATTTTGAAAAAGAAGACTTCCCTAAGCAAGACCTAAAAAAATTTATTTCAGAAAATTTTTCTCAATCAAGACAAACAATCGGAAATTTTTTCCATGTTGCATTACCAGAGCGACCTGAATTAACCTTTACCGATGATAATAAAATATCTTTAAAATTAGATATTAAATTTAATAAGCAAGTTATTAAAACAGTTAGTGCTAAGTCCAAGAATCAGGTTAAGTTTAAACAAAAAGATAACTTGCCAGTAAAAATCGCATATACTCAAAACTTTAAAAACACCAGTTTTTATAAGCAAACTTACCTTAGCGATCCTGAATATGCTGTTCTTGATTATACTAATTTAAAAGATCCATTAGATTATTATTGGCATTTCGAAGAACCTGCAGGTGCTGGTGGGGTTGGTAGCTATTGATTTTATAAATATTTATTAAAACCAACTTTAGAAACATTGCAAAAAGCAGGGCAAATAGCTCCAAATAAAAAATTTAAAACTCTTAAGGATAACGCAAAAGTTGTAAAAGTTTCAGAATTTGGTTCAGAAAACCCAACACAACAAGATGAATTAAGTAAGGCTGACCTTGATAAAATTTTTGATAAAATTTTAAAAGATCAGCAATTTTTTAACTACGAAATTCCTCAAAATTCCACAATTTCGTTTTCAACTTTTGATGTTGATAATGAAAAAAGAAGAGTTTTAACCTCGAGTACCACTCAAAGTATTTCCTTAAAATTATTAATAAAAAAAGGTCAACACACTAGAGAAGAAATTGTACAATTTGCACCTAAGGATTACTTAAAACCAATTTTATCACCGCGTGATAAAGCTGATTTATCATTAATTGAAGAAATTTTAGGTGATTCTAGCGGTAAAAAATTATTTAAAAACACAAAAATTAATGATATTGATAATACCCACGGCCAAATTTCACTAGTCGGAAAAACGAATTCGGAAATAATCGACTCACTTAACAAACTTTATACATTTGCTAAAATAGGTAAATTTGAAATTTTTGCAAAAGATGTCATTTCTACAGACATTTTAAAAGGTCAAGCAAAAATTTTCTTTTGATACAAATATAACGGTTTAGAATATCCGCTAATTGTTGAAGGAACTACACGTACTGATGTTTTCAAAACTGAAAAAGCCATTAATTTTTCAAATTGACTGCCAGCCACTTATAGCGATATTAAGCCTAAAAATGGATCTAATTTCACCAGTGAAGATTTTTCACCAATTTTAGAAAAAACAAGACAAAATGGCAGAGAAATCTCAATATCCAATGCGATTTCCAATGATGATAAATCAATTATTGATCAAATTAATAGTCGCCACTTTGATTATCGTAGAGTAACCGGCGAATTTTATAAAAACGAGAAGATACACATAAAATATAGACTAATAGACCCTGCTGATATTGTTGAACAAAAAGCTGAATCAAAGTTAAATTATTTACTTCAAATTAAAGCTAACAGTGAAACCGCTAGAAATAGTGATTTAGATAAGTTTAAAAATCAAGAAGTCAAACTTGAAGGTGAAGACAAAAAAAGTGGACAAAATAGTGAAAAATTACCAAAAATTGTCGAAAAGCAAATATTTTTTGATAATGATCCTGATGTTTCACTTAACACTTCAAAAATTTTAAAGGATTATTTTGTTTATTATTATGATGTTAAAACCACTGATAAACCAGGCGAAATGACGTTCAAACTTGGCTTTATTAACAAGCATAACACAAAAATCCGCTATAGTCCTAAGAAAGATATAAAATTACAAAACTTAGAAAATGATTATAAAAATAAACTTTATCCTGAAATAATTCTAAATGGAATCAAATATTCTGATTTTGTTCGTAAAAATACTGGATCAACTACAACAAACTTGTTAAATAACAGTAATTTTAAAGATCTTTTTGAAATCAAAGAAGAAGCTCTTAAGTACAATAATTTTAAAATCTCAAAGGAAAATTTACAATTTCTTGAGACAAAAAAACATAATAATAAATTATATTTCCGTCTAAAATACGTTAATGGGTCTCATATTGTCGAAGGTGAAACTTGATATTTTTTAACAAATATTAATAACCAAAATATTCAGGGCAATATAGATTTAGACACACAAAAGCCATTAGTTACTTTATTTGAATCTCAAAATGAAGTAACTAGAAGTCGTGAAATTGAACCTTATTATAAAGATTTATATTGAAATTACGAAAATTCTACAAAAACAGCTAAATGAACATTAAAAGAAAAATATTTTTCTCAAACATTTTTAAAGAATAATCCTAAAAACCGCAAAATAAAACTACAATTATTTGGAAATGCTTTAGTTCAAAATACCCGAAGACTTACCCGAATTAGCGGAGGAAAGGACTTAACCACAAACACACCAACTAAAGGTGGTTATGATTTTGTTTTTGACTTTGAAAAATTAGCAAATGGCCAAATAATAGCAATTACTGAAAAAACTAAAAATGTATTTTTTGAAGATTCAAACAAAAAATTTCAGGATTTTAGTTTCAATTTAAGCGCCCAATATATCAAAGATAAAGGGATTGAATTTAAATTATGACTAAATGATCCTAATCTTGGCTTGATAGTTGATAATGTTTTTAATCATGTTGAACAAGGTGCTGACTTCTATACTAGCTCAAAATTTGACACTTTTGATCCAAAAAAAGCCTTTATTTTACATAAAGCTGGAGCAAGAGTTCATATTGAATACACAAACTCGCTTGAAAATGAAGATTTTGGTTCTAAGACAAATCAATTTGATTATAAAAATATTGACTATACTAATGAAGAGCAACCAATTACATTTTTCACCAATTCAGATGCTTACAATTTAGAAAAATATAATCCAAACCAAAACGTTCCTTATAAATTACATGAAGGATATTTACAAGATTTAGAATTTTTACATAAATCTTGAGATACTAAAAAGTTCCCACTAGCAAAAAATCTATTAGCTAGAACCTTTGGCTTTAGTTTTGGAAGTGCAACTATGCTTGCAAAAGTAAATGATGACCCAGATGATGGTAAATTTTACATAATCACAAATAATCACGTCGAAGGTGGCGCAAATTTTGATTTAAATACCCTTTTTGGTAAAGATTTAACTCATTCTTTATCAAATAATCGTTACATGGCTATTGCAAGTAAATATTATTCTAATTCAATTGATGGCGGTTATAGCTATTGAGGTGGACCAAACGCCGTCAAAAATGTTCCTACTTGGATAGTTTGAACCGGTATTAAACAACCGGATGTAAAAGGAAAAAATCCAAAAAATGTTGACATAACTGTTTTAATAGTTGATATTAAACCTTTAATTAAAGCAGCTTATGAAAGTGGTGAGTTCCAAAAAGCAGCCTGATTATTGAATTGATATAAATTACCTAACTTAAAATTAAATTCAAACGGTCAGACAGATTTAACATTTTTTGGTCAAAATGTTAAATATTTTGGAATGAATGGATTTCCTTATGCAAAACAAAGTGGTTATATAATTAACAGGGCTAATTCAGATCAACAAAATGTTACTATTTTGAATCAAAAAGGTTATACTCCATCATATTTTAATGCTGGTAATTCCGGAACAGGAGTATTAGGTCCAAATGATGAGTATATTTCAACAATTAATGGAGGTTCGCCACTTACATTTTTACAAAGTTGGAATTATTCAACAGCAACTCATAATTATTTTGGAATAAATTGACAAAATGAAAAACCGCTTGAACTAGAAAGTAAATATAGTTTATCATCAATGATAATGAGACTAAATGCTCAAAATCCGCGTGAATACAGTCTTCCTTGGTTTTTCAAGGATTTTGAAAAATAA
- a CDS encoding ATP-binding cassette domain-containing protein, giving the protein MIKIENLSKKFNNKTIFNSINLDIPSNKITFIVGKSGIGKTTLINLIVGFTKKDSGKISFFKNGNEIENPLVDVVFQDFNLIESLSIKNNILIANHILNRYVENHEIEKEASAININSQKLNRLAKNLSGGEKQRAAFLRSSSRNADFILLDEPTGNLDKENSIALLDLLVEISQNKTVLVVSHNLELAKKYADQIIYVENENIQSIENKDKPQKNLQKSTNNFLANSENKVYKKPSFYQKAKVALLLSFADFRSKITTFILVLISFLAMIFGVVLFVNLNISAKNINFDNVVQYNLDTLNISEKVIASFHINELEKLKKENPKIEKIIPIYSDLQFFKFSYDDKTISTGPIFPVDESDFFKNRFTDIIKSQKFNNNFISNQDEVILPEKIINQLEISNPIGKKIKIFYSNHFEELKIVGIIEEKSIDQPKFSLIHTNKLKTTYEKGYKETSKNFHDFDVLADNFYSLGFGDRTSNSNTTSINPTISKSFYQNSTQAHSINLTKGNLPQSFDEIAVSSNITNKIGKLIKINTTFDSNYIFKVVGIFDADKTTNNASEEPENIVIFNSEVENFFSQAHPSEFLVFFNHENLYNNIQDFLDKYGKSGVKRYYFISGGVDEVRQHLFATQFTLIAVIFASIIVLGITLLIFISVYAVNLSNFKKKSIAVLKSLGGKTLEIFMYHWLNLIIISVFVFFVGIILSTLIVPEIYKIVLNQNLFQPDYSQIVVIFLLTWLVGFVSMSFIYLLISYKTYRKDVATLLR; this is encoded by the coding sequence ATGATAAAAATTGAAAATTTATCAAAAAAATTTAACAATAAAACTATTTTTAATTCAATAAATCTTGATATTCCATCAAATAAAATAACATTTATTGTTGGAAAATCAGGAATTGGCAAAACCACCCTGATTAACTTAATTGTTGGCTTTACAAAAAAGGATAGCGGAAAAATTTCTTTTTTTAAAAACGGTAATGAAATTGAAAATCCTTTAGTGGATGTTGTTTTTCAAGATTTTAATTTGATAGAATCGCTTTCAATTAAAAATAATATTTTAATTGCAAATCATATTCTAAATCGTTATGTTGAAAATCACGAAATTGAAAAGGAAGCTAGCGCAATTAACATAAATAGTCAAAAATTAAATCGATTAGCTAAAAATTTATCAGGTGGTGAAAAGCAAAGAGCTGCATTTTTAAGAAGTTCATCAAGAAATGCAGACTTTATTTTACTTGACGAGCCAACTGGGAACTTAGATAAAGAAAACTCAATTGCATTGCTTGATTTGTTAGTTGAGATATCACAAAATAAGACCGTTTTGGTTGTAAGCCATAATTTAGAACTTGCAAAAAAATATGCTGATCAAATTATTTATGTAGAAAATGAAAATATTCAATCAATAGAAAATAAAGATAAACCACAAAAAAATCTACAAAAATCTACGAATAATTTTTTAGCAAATTCTGAAAATAAAGTATATAAAAAACCATCTTTTTACCAAAAAGCAAAAGTTGCCTTACTTTTGTCTTTTGCTGATTTTAGATCGAAAATTACTACTTTTATTCTTGTTTTAATTTCATTTTTAGCAATGATTTTTGGTGTAGTTTTATTTGTTAACTTGAATATTTCTGCTAAAAATATTAATTTTGACAACGTTGTTCAATATAATTTAGACACCTTAAACATAAGTGAAAAGGTGATTGCTTCCTTTCATATTAATGAATTAGAAAAACTTAAAAAAGAAAACCCAAAAATAGAGAAAATAATACCGATATATTCTGATTTACAATTTTTTAAATTTAGTTATGATGATAAAACAATTTCAACAGGCCCAATTTTCCCCGTTGATGAGTCAGATTTTTTTAAAAATAGATTTACTGACATTATTAAAAGCCAAAAATTTAATAATAATTTTATATCTAATCAAGATGAAGTTATTTTACCTGAGAAAATTATTAATCAACTTGAAATCTCAAACCCAATAGGAAAAAAAATAAAAATTTTTTATTCTAACCATTTTGAAGAATTAAAAATTGTTGGAATAATTGAAGAAAAAAGTATTGATCAACCTAAGTTCTCTTTGATTCATACAAATAAATTAAAAACAACATATGAAAAGGGATATAAAGAAACATCCAAAAATTTCCATGACTTCGATGTTTTGGCAGATAATTTTTATTCTCTTGGCTTTGGCGATCGAACATCAAATAGCAATACGACATCTATTAATCCGACTATTAGCAAATCTTTTTATCAAAATTCAACCCAGGCACATTCAATAAATTTAACTAAAGGTAATTTACCTCAATCATTTGACGAAATTGCAGTTAGTTCTAATATTACTAATAAAATTGGAAAACTAATAAAAATTAACACTACTTTTGATAGTAATTATATTTTTAAAGTTGTTGGTATTTTTGATGCTGATAAAACTACTAATAATGCTTCAGAAGAACCCGAGAATATTGTAATTTTTAACAGTGAAGTCGAAAATTTCTTCAGCCAAGCACATCCTAGCGAATTTTTAGTCTTTTTTAATCATGAAAATCTTTATAATAATATTCAGGATTTTTTAGATAAATATGGTAAATCTGGTGTCAAACGTTATTATTTCATCTCTGGAGGGGTTGATGAAGTAAGACAGCATCTCTTTGCCACCCAATTTACTTTGATTGCGGTTATTTTTGCCTCAATTATAGTTCTTGGTATTACTTTATTGATTTTTATTAGCGTTTATGCTGTAAATCTTTCCAACTTTAAGAAAAAATCGATAGCAGTTTTAAAATCACTAGGCGGTAAAACGCTAGAAATTTTCATGTACCATTGATTAAATTTAATAATTATTAGTGTTTTTGTATTTTTTGTAGGTATAATTTTATCGACTTTGATTGTCCCAGAAATTTATAAAATAGTTCTGAATCAAAACTTATTTCAGCCAGATTATTCGCAAATTGTCGTAATTTTTCTTTTGACTTGGTTAGTCGGTTTTGTTTCTATGTCTTTTATTTACCTATTAATTTCTTATAAAACATATCGAAAAGATGTCGCAACTTTATTGAGATAA
- a CDS encoding ABC transporter ATP-binding protein, translating to MIKIQNLTKKIDDRFIFNSLNLEIPSNKVTFVVGESGIGKTTLINLIAGFTKKDSGNISFFDENGSEIKKPLVDVVFQDFNLIEKITSNDNILIGNNVINKLLDKNALNQNANLMSIKTEQLEQKVNNLSGGERQRIAILRSLSRDSSFILLDEPTRNLDIENAKIVFENLTNIAKNKTILVVSHNLDLAKKYADKIVYIEKNKISEEIFDKNSQNQSLITKDTAKNSDLNYQKTAKNSKLSKIKQEFKTGFLLTITDFKSKLTSSILFLLLFLTSFFGTLLFGVLNLNISSTNLQNTIEYQLDSVVITKKSNAEINTFSTNEITKLQEDNTKIVKIVPIFTFPKVTFTYGDKVEFDSSVDYIDESDFFKNRFIFDNKNLVGRNIQNKDEIIISKSLATKFNIEQPNNQKISVSSFRNTAVDLKVVGISSLATLDRLNFSFLHHKFFEPAKPVQKNNGPNENLDNNKPEKIDPWVLKLYFNIDDDLANNIENFAKNNKEFEIQSSLGGITKSILNTQSFTNIVIGAILVLFVIILLIQTVFYAKNLSDSKMKLIGILKALNAKTWQIFFYHWLNIIIISLFILFINSIVFIPSMGKIYTAIIGQDILLPSLSQVGALLIIIWLIMFGSISVIYLIISWLSYRKPVIKLLKFEQF from the coding sequence ATGATAAAAATTCAAAATTTAACGAAAAAAATTGATGACAGATTTATTTTTAATTCACTAAATCTTGAAATTCCTTCGAACAAAGTAACTTTTGTAGTTGGTGAGTCAGGAATCGGTAAAACAACTCTTATTAATTTAATTGCCGGTTTTACAAAAAAAGATAGTGGAAACATTTCTTTTTTTGATGAAAATGGTTCTGAAATTAAAAAACCATTAGTTGATGTTGTTTTTCAAGATTTTAATTTAATCGAAAAAATTACATCTAATGACAATATTTTAATAGGAAATAATGTAATAAATAAACTTTTAGACAAAAATGCATTAAATCAAAATGCAAATTTAATGTCGATAAAAACTGAACAACTTGAACAAAAAGTAAATAATTTATCTGGCGGTGAAAGGCAAAGAATTGCAATTTTACGCTCACTTTCACGTGATAGTAGTTTTATATTACTTGATGAACCAACAAGAAATTTAGATATTGAAAATGCAAAAATTGTATTTGAAAATTTAACTAATATTGCCAAAAATAAAACTATTTTAGTAGTTAGTCATAACCTTGATTTAGCAAAAAAATATGCCGACAAAATTGTTTATATTGAAAAAAACAAAATTTCTGAGGAAATTTTTGACAAAAATAGCCAAAATCAGTCCTTAATTACTAAAGATACAGCTAAAAACAGCGATTTAAACTATCAAAAAACAGCTAAAAATTCAAAACTTTCGAAAATTAAACAAGAATTTAAAACAGGTTTTTTATTAACAATTACAGATTTTAAATCAAAACTTACTTCAAGTATTTTATTTTTGTTGCTTTTTTTAACCAGTTTTTTTGGGACATTATTATTTGGGGTCTTAAATTTAAATATTAGCAGCACTAATTTGCAAAACACGATTGAATATCAATTAGATTCGGTTGTAATAACCAAAAAATCAAATGCAGAAATAAACACATTTTCTACTAATGAAATCACAAAACTTCAAGAAGATAACACAAAAATTGTAAAAATTGTTCCTATTTTTACCTTTCCTAAGGTTACTTTCACTTATGGCGATAAAGTAGAGTTTGATTCTTCTGTTGACTATATTGATGAAAGTGATTTTTTTAAAAATAGATTTATTTTTGACAACAAAAATTTAGTAGGCAGAAATATTCAGAACAAAGATGAAATAATAATTTCAAAATCTCTAGCAACAAAATTTAATATAGAACAGCCAAACAATCAAAAAATTAGTGTCTCAAGTTTTCGAAACACAGCCGTAGATCTAAAAGTAGTTGGCATAAGTAGTTTGGCTACTTTAGATAGATTAAATTTTAGCTTTTTACATCATAAATTTTTTGAACCAGCAAAACCTGTGCAAAAAAACAACGGACCAAATGAAAATCTTGACAACAATAAGCCAGAAAAAATTGACCCTTGAGTATTGAAACTTTATTTTAATATTGATGATGATTTAGCCAATAATATTGAAAATTTTGCTAAAAACAACAAAGAATTTGAAATCCAATCGTCTCTAGGTGGCATAACAAAATCAATATTAAATACACAATCATTTACAAATATAGTTATTGGTGCTATTTTAGTTTTATTTGTCATAATTTTGCTAATTCAGACAGTCTTTTATGCTAAAAACCTGAGTGATTCAAAAATGAAATTAATTGGAATTCTTAAGGCACTAAATGCTAAAACTTGACAAATTTTCTTTTACCATTGACTAAATATTATTATAATTTCGCTCTTTATTTTGTTTATTAATTCAATCGTTTTCATTCCGTCAATGGGAAAAATTTATACCGCAATAATTGGTCAAGATATTTTACTACCTTCGCTGAGCCAAGTTGGGGCTTTACTTATAATAATATGACTTATAATGTTTGGGTCTATTTCGGTGATTTACCTAATAATTTCTTGACTAAGTTATCGTAAACCGGTAATTAAATTGCTAAAATTTGAGCAATTCTAG